Within the Leptospira johnsonii genome, the region GTTCTTTAATAAAACTAGCCGCTCCACCTTCCTTAAAAATAACTAATAGGGTAGAAGTTTTTGCAGAATACTCGATTAACCTAGGAATACGTCTAAGGCCGGTAATGCCAGAGTTGGGAAGAATTTTCTCCTGATTTTCTTCCTTATGAGAGATCTTTCCTGCGATCCTAAATGAAATAACTAAGGAAGATCCAGGTAAAATCTTATTTTGCATTCCACCTTCGCTTTCTATGATCAGGAATTGGCGGATGTATGGCTGCAGATTTTTACTGGGTAAAAATGTCTCAATATTCATGAGAAGATTCTTACAAGTAGGCTGTTACTTCTTCCAAAACTCTCAAGCAAAAAATCGAATCTTTCTTATTTCCCAAACAAGACCGGAGACAAGTCCTAACCCGATTGAGAAAATTACCCAATCCAATGGGATTTGCTGAAAGCCGAATAATCTGAGACTGAATTCGAATTGAAAACTTGCGACCAAAGCAGTTGCTGCTAAAAAGAAAATCCAGAACACACTGGAATGTAAGGATCTAAGGATAGAAATAAATCCTCCTTTATGGGTCAAATTTGTAAGCATCAAACTGAAGTTGGAGACGACTAAGAAAATAAAACCAAAAGATCTGATTTGATTTTCACTATGACCATTTTGTTTCATCCAAAAATACAATACCAATAACAAAACAAGAACCATCGCTCCTTGCGAAAAGGAGAGAAAGAATCGAGAGATGGTCATTAGACTAGAATTCTTTTTCCTTGGACTGGAATAACGATCTCCTTTTTCCAGGTCCAACGACTCAAAAACGATGGAACAGGTCGGATCTATAATCAGCTCTAAGACTAGAATGTGTGCAGGAAAAAAGAAAATTGGATCTCCTGTGAAAGCCGGCAATAACGACATACCTATGATTGGTATATGAACGGATACAATGTAAGAGATACTCTTTTGTATATTTTCGTAGATCCTTCTTCCTAAAAATACGGACTTCACGATGGATGAAAAATTATCATCTAATAATACAAGATCGGATGCCTCCCTTGCTACATCCGTTCCTCTTTTTCCCATTGAGATCCCGATATGAGCGGCTTGCAGAGCCAGAGCGTCGTTCACTCCGTCTCCTGTCATTGCGACTATCTCTCCCTTTTTCTGAAACGCCCTGACTATCTTTAATTTCTGGGCAGGTTTGATCCTGGAAAAAATACCGACAGTATCTAATTTAGAAGCCAACTCTTCTTCCGTGAGTTTTTCTAATTCGTCTCCTGTTATGCTATCCTTGTGATCTTCTAATCCTATCTTAGAAGCTACAGCTTTTGCTGTTCCGGCATGATCCCCAGTGATGATAATCACTTTGATCCCTGCTTGGATACATTCTGAAACGGAAACAGGCACAGTTTCTCGAATAGGATCTTCCAATAAGATCAATCCTAAAAATTCGAATTCTAGATCATGTTGGTTTTCAGGAAGAGAAGAATTTACGATCTCCGACCTTGCTACTCCAATCGCTCTGTATCCTTGCAAAGAATAATTTTCTGTGATCTTCTCCCAATAATCTGTTCTCTCTTTAGAAAAATGGCAAAGATCGAAAATTGCCTCCGGTGCACCTTTCGTTCCGATCACGAATCTTTCCGGATCTTCCGAATTCCAAGCGTAACTAAGAGCAAGTAACTTTGGAGAAAGTGGATATTCCTTTTCTAATGTCCAATCCGCATGAAGATGTTCCGTATCGTATAGGAGATTGATCCCTAATTCTCGGATCGCTTTTTCCATAGGATCAAATGGATCTTTTTTAGAGGCCAGAATAGAAAACTCCAGTAGCAAATGAAATTCCTCTGCGACTTCAGGTGTTTTAAATTCAAATAAACTATTTTCCAAAGAAGAAACTAAACCTCTGACCTTCATTCGGTTTTCGGTTAAAGTTCCTGTTTTATCCACGCATAATACGGTCGCTGCTCCAAGCGATTCTATAGAGTTTAGCTTCCTTGTCAAAACACCACTTTTGGAAATTCTCCAAGCTCCTAAGGAAAAGAAGATACTGAGCACCACCGGGATTTCTTCCGGTAATACCGCCATTAAGAAGGTAAGAGCAGCCAAGACCGCCTGCATCCAATTTCCATTCCGTATTCCAAGACCATAAATTAGAAAAACAGAAATTACTAAGGCTCCTAAAAAGAAGAATGTAGTGAATCTTTTAGCTTCTTTCTGAAGAGGGCTTTCCGATTCGGAAATTTCTCCCATTTCTTTTCCGATAGAACCAATGGATGTGGAGTCTCCGGTGAATAATACTTTAAAGATCCCTTCTCCTGAGACTATCTTAGTTCCTGAATATACCTTTTGGGATTCGGAATAGGGTCCTTGGTTGTGAAGCTCCGTTTCTTCTTTTAAAACTGGGATGGATTCTCCGGTTAAAAGAGATTCGTCCGAATGTAGATTTAATCCATCTACCAAATACCCGTCTGCGGGGACTTTATCTCCTTCGGATAGAAAGACTATATCTCCCGGAACAATGAGGGAGGAATCAATTTCTATCTTTCTGCCTTCTCTTAATACTTTGGCCCTCAAAGGAGAAAGTTTTCTCAAAGATTCTAATGCTTTTTCTGATTTATTCCTTTGGTAGATGGTTAAAGAAATAATTGCGATCACTGCAATGGAAAGTGTGATCGCTTCTTCCAAATCTCCCAATAATGCGTAGATAAAACCGCATGCCAAGAGTAGGGAAAGCATCGGTTCGGAAAGGATCGAAAGACTGATCCTCCAAAAGGATGTCTTCTTTAACTTGGATTCGTTGGGTCCGAACTTTTGGAGAAGTTTTGAGGCCTCCGATAAACTTAAACCTTTATAAACAATCTCCGCGGTTGGGGGCATAGATATAGAATGAGCGCGTATCCGATCCTTCTGGCAAGATTTTTCTTAGAAAAATCGGACACCGGAGGATCTTAAGATCTTTTAGAATGGGTCCGAGTATTCCAACCGAATAGGGAATAAATTGGACACCAACCTACGATCCCTGTGGCAAGTATCACGAACCCGACTGCGAAAATTGCGAGCTTATACAGATCTTCTATATAAAAAGCCCAAGTAACCAAGGAAGTACCTAATATCACTCTAAAGGCTCTGTCCCAAAAATTTGAATTTATAAATTTCATACTGAACACCTATTGACCAAATCTCTACCGGAAATATTCTTCCATTTTAAGTCTTTGTCAATGATTGGACGGATGCAAAAAGGTCCGAACGTGATGATAAATATCAGGCCCAAATTCCCTTTTACAATTTCGATCCTTCTGAAATACATGTAAAAGCTTTATGAAAAAAATCCTGATCACCGGTGGAGCCGGATATATTGGCTCCCACATGAATAAATATCTCCACAAACTTGGAGTGGATACAGTAGTATTTGATAATCTTTCCAATGGTTATGAAAAAGCTGTCAAATGGGGAAAGTTTTTCAAAGGAGATCTATTAAATAAAGCGGATCTGGATCGTGTATTTTCAGAACACGAATTCGAAGCAGTCATTCATTTTGCTGCGTTTGCCTACGTGGGAGAATCGGTAACCGATCCTCAAAAATATTATATTAACAACGTTGTGGGAACTCTCCAACTTTTGGAAGCAATGAAGAAACATGGAGTAAAATACTTCATCTTCTCTTCTACCTGTGCTACATATGGTGCAGTAACAGAAGTTCCAATTTTAGAAACCACTCCGCAAAATCCGATTAATCCGTACGGACAATCCAAGCTTATGATCGAGAAAATTTTAGCGGATTATTCTCATGCTTACGACTTAAAGTATGTCGCTCTTCGTTATTTTAATGCTTCCGGTTCCGATCTAGATATAGGAGAAGAACATGATCCGGAAACTCATCTTCTTCCGATCGTGATCGAAAAAGCATTAGGGAAAAGAGATTCGCTTACTGTGAACGGAAATGATTACGATACGCAGGACGGGACTGCGGTTCGAGATTATATTCATGTAATGGATCTAGCTCAGGCACATTATCTTGGATTAGAATATCTGAAAAAAGGCGGATCTTCCGATTTCTTCAACCTAGGAACAGGGCAAGGATTTTCCATTTTGGAAATTATCAAAACAGTGGAAAAGGTCTCCGGAGTTCCTATTTCATACAAGATCGGTCCCAGAAGAGAAGGGGATCCTGCTAAATTGATCGCGGATAATACAAAAGCCAAAAAGGTTTTGGGTTGGGATCCTAAATTTGCAAAGATAGAAGATATAGTTTCCAGCGCCTGGGAATTCCACAAAAACCATTCTCATTAAAAAAGAAAAGGCTTCTTCCCCGATTAGAGAAGAAGCCTGAAAGATCGGTTAATAGTGATTAGAATTCGGCTGTTTCGTTCTCTTCTATAATGGACCAAGCTCCGGTAATCTTATTCAATTTATATTTGTAAGTTAATTGTTTTCCACAGGTGCTTACACTTCTGCTTAGATTACGGGTCCTTAATACAGTACCATTCAATTTCAGTTCTATATCCAAAGCGGTCCCGAAACAATTCGCGTTATACATTTCCACAGTGAACTCATGTTCTGAGCCTACACTCATAGCGTTGTTCAGATTGATCTCTGGTCCTGTATACACATCAGCTTCCGGATTTGTGGAGAAGAACTCTTGTCCGTCCATAAGGAAACGCACCTTATCGTCTACTTTTCCTAGTTTCGCGGTGAATACCTGAGGATTTTCGGAATAAGTCGCCTCACAATCTCTTTGGTCATACACCGTAGTATAACTCATTTTAGCTACGGATCTGTCCTTCAGATAGTTTAATGTATAAGCGATAGGAACTCCAGGGTTTGCAGCGGAATAATTTGTTGCTTCCGGATTCGCTAAGAAATTACGAATAGCTTGGTACATACTTCCTGGAGTAGCGGAATCAGCCGCGCTGATCGGAGCAAGAGCCAGACCTGCATTTCCACCTCTTACAAAATAAGCGATCCTGGTCCTGTCTAATACCTGCTCGTGAGTTACGGAAACTTCTCCGCCGATTGGAGGAACAGGAGAGACCGCAGAAAGAATTCCTGGATCCCAAGCAACTTCCAACGCTGTTTTTACTTGAAGTGCTGTGTATTCCGATTCCAGAAGGAAGTAAACGACTCTTCCGTAGGATACTTTAGAAACATATAATGGAGGATTGTTTGCAGCAATCTGTCCTTCCGGATCTTGGAAATTAGCTCCATCTCTAAATACTGAAGTAGAAAGTGTAGGGTCTTCGAAGTTTACGTCGTAGAACTTTTGGGTAAACTTCATCAAGATATAATTCTTTTTGCCCAGATTATCGATCCCAAGACTGACTTTCAGACCAACATCGGAGAAACGAGCATCCAATCCGAGGTTGAATAGAAGATGATTTTCATTATAAATCTGCTCAACACTAAAGGAAGCGTCTGCCGCAGTTCCTACAACGTCTGTAGATAGAATGTCCTGGACCCCTTGTTGTATGTTAGATGCACTTACTTGCGCTAACTCTTTGGAGTAGATCGCGTTCGGGCTAAGTTTTAGACCAGTGAGGAAAATTTTACCCCCGGATCTTGGAATTGTAACCGGAGTATAACCTCCCGCTTCCAAAAACTTACCTTGTAATAAAGCGCCTGGATAGATCACTTCGGATCCTTGGTTTAGAATTGCCCGATCTACAAGGCTTCTTACCTCGGAGGCCCCCCACTTAGTAGTGGTGCAAGAATAATGACCAGTTTTAGATTCCGGAACAGGGATACCTGCAGGAAAAGGAGTGATTGCTTCCTTACTGGAAGAAGAAAGAGCCTGCCCATAGGTAGGTTCTGTATATAATTCGCCAGCATCTGCGATTTTAACCGCGCCAGGGCCTGTTTCTTCCACTTGTTTAGAAGAGCCGGGGCCTGCTAACAAGCCTAATAAACCGCTTAAGTTGGATTGATTTGGGGAACAACTTGCTAAGTATCCTGCAGTTAAAGCCACGGCTACAGAAGGTTTGATCCAATTTTTCACTATCTTCATTCTTTCAAAATACCTTGTTTATTTTTCAGTGCCTGCAGTTTTATCTGCCCAAATTTTTGTAGCAAGCGCTAAAATAAAATCATGATATTTTTATTTATTATTAAAACATAATATATAAGAAGAATACAAAATGAGATGTAAGTCTTCTTAATGGAAAGTAAGGGACGGGTTAAAATATAAGTAAAATTTAAGCGCTTATTTTTGAGGCCATGTCAGAGGGGAGTTTTGATGAGAGCGAGGAGATAGGAAAGAAGAAGGTCAACTGATGCGGACCTTCTTCCTGCGAAACAGATAAAGAAGATCCGCCAATGGAATATTATTTTTTTATAAAGGTAAGGAAATGCTCCACTTCATTTTTGGAACCTACAACAAATGTGGTTCTTTCATGAAGTTCTTCTGGCTCCAGATCTAGGATCCTCTTACCTTCTACAGTAACAGCGATTCCTCCTGCTTGTTCCGCAATTAGTGCCATAGGAGCTACTTCGTATAAAAGTCTGAGTTTTCCTTTCGGATATTTTGAAGATTTAGTATCGTTCGGATATAGAAAGATACCACCTTTCAAAAGGTTCCTATGAAAGTCCGCCACAAGAGAACCAATATAACGTAAAGATTGAGGCTTGCGCCCGCCTTCGATTGATTTAATATTTCGGATATAGTTCTTCACTTCATCCGACCAATAATCGTAGTTTCCTTCGTTGATAGAATAGATCCCGCCTGACTCAGGCATTTTCATTTCAGGATGAGAAAGAATAAATTCTCCGCAAGACGGATCTAATGTAAACCCGGAGACTCCCTTTCCAACACAAAGGACTAGCATGGTAGAAGACCCGTAAACGATATATCCCGCCGCTCTTTGTTTGGATCCTTTTTGTAAAAGATCCTCTTTAGTTCCTGGAGTTCCTTGGGGAGAAGTTCTCAAGTGAACAGAAAAAATAGTACCGATAGAAACGTTTGCATCAATATTAGAAGAACCATCCAAAGGATCTATCGCGATCGTATATTTTCCAACCTTATAGCCGGTTGGGATCGTAATGATATCTTCCTGCTCTTCGCTACCCATCACGCATAAATGTCCGCAGCGGGTGAGTGTATGAGTAAAAATTTTGTCCGCGTATTCGTCCAGTTTCATAACCGTTTCGCCCTGGACATTGGTTTGGTCTGTGGCTCCTAGAATATTTTCTAAAAGACCTGCCTTTCGTACTTCTCTAGAAACGACTTTTGCGGCGTATACGAGATGGCTCATGAGTGCCGTAAAATCCCCGGTTGCTTGGGGAAGTTTGAGCTGTTCCTCGATCAAATATTGGGAAAGACTCATTAATTGGGTAGGGTGGGCGCTCACGATGGGTTCTCCTTTTTGCTTTATAGCTATACCGGATATAAAATCGCTCCTGGGCAGCTTGACAAGCCTGATTTCTGGGATCCTTCGACTGATAATATCTTCCTTTTGTAGCGATTTATATAGAAAAGAAGGATTGTTTCTTACGAAAAAGTTAGGCTTTTCGAGAGTGCCTAGTCGATATTTCTAAAAGAGATGGAAACAACGAATCAAAGACAGCCAATCCCGGATGTGTTCGAAGAATTTACGAACCAGTTTTTACGAGACGTTAAAAATTCACTCAGCACAGAAATGGTACTGACCCATTTTTATTTTCAGGACCTTTCCCAGTATTTCAAATTACTTGGAGAACAAAAGTCCGGAGAAATTCTAGAAGAGTTAAAATCAGTCATCCAAGCCCATCTTCGTCCGTACGATAAATTGTACGTTTTAAATTCCAGATCCTTCTTAACTTTTTGTCCTGATTGTAGATTGGATATTGTAAAAAGTAGATTCGACGAAGTGATCTTCCAAGTGAACCATCTCATCATAGACTATGAGATTAAATTTCTAGAATTCACTGAACCTTTGGATTCCTTCCAGCCGGTTTACGAAAAATTGCTAAAAGCTCATTTCTAATTATTTTTTCTAAGAGAAAGTTGCTAAGACGCGGAAGAAGTACTACTCGCCTGTGTACCTTCTTCTTTTTTGTTTCATTCCTTTGAGTGAAAATTTATTCAAATTGTTTGAAAAAACTCTATCGTGAAAATGAACGGTTGTACCGTAAATGAAAACGTATGGGAGGAGAAGATGAAAGATAGGGCGAAACAATTTAAGGCGACCTTGGAACGCTATATCAACTACCGTGGAATAGATATCATTCTCACTCTAAAAGACGGAACCGTGATCGAGCTGGATAAAAATAGAAAAATGAACGGTGACGTTGTGATCAAAAATGGTGCCCTTGGGATAGAAGCAGAAATCGAAATTTCTTCCATCCAAAAAGCGGATTTTTTTGCAGCTTAATCCATTCATTAGTTCTTGTCCGACCTAATTTTCTAGAATACAATTTTCCTCCGCGAGCGGGAGGAATTATGGAAGCAATAGGATTGATCTTTGTGGCCGGCTTTGTCGGGACCATTTGTATGTCCCTTTCGATGTGGTCGATTCATTACGCAGGATCTGTAAATGCAGATATGATCCGAGCCGTAGGAAGTTTTTTCACAAAGGATATGAGTAAAGCCTTAATCCCTGGGATCATCACCCATATTATCGTTGGGCTCATATTTGCATTTCCTTATGCATTCCTGATCAGTCTTGCTCCTCATATTTTGATCGCTTCCATAGTGACAGGAGGGGCGGTGGGATTCTTCCATGGATACTTGGTAGGATTCTTGTTAGTTGTATTAGTAGCCAGAAATCACCCTTTAGAGCAGTTTAGGGAGGCCGGGATCAGCGTCGCAGCAGCACATGTCTTCGGGCATCTGGTTTACGGTGTTGGTCTTGGAGTTATACTCGGTTTGTATGGATATGCTTGGACTTCCATTTTGACCATCTAAGGTCATTTTGAGGTTTTATAGGTTTTGAATCTGAAAATCGGCCAAATGACCTTGACTTCTGACCCAGTCAACAGAAATTAGTAAATACGGGGTATTTTGTCCCCAGACTCCGGGGCCTCTGTTTATTGCAGTGGTCGGTATCGTTTTTTTGCGATATTGTTATCCGGTCCTAAAACAATCCAAACAGGAGAAATCCACCGAATGGTAGGAATCATTGTAAAGGAAGGCGAGTCCATCGAATCCGCTCTCAAACGTTTTAAGAGAGATTGTGCTAACGCCGGAATCATGAGCGAGATCAAAAGACGTGAATTCTACGAAAAGCCTAGCATCAAAAAGAAAAAGGCTTTAGAATCCGCAAAACGTAAATTAGAAAAGAAAAAACGTCTCTTCTCTCGTAAAGACCGCGGTTAATCCCCCGGTCTTAGGTTCCTAAGAGAAATAGGGGAACGGGCATGTCCCTGCAATTAAAAATTAATACCGACCTGAAAGAGGCTATGAAAGCAAAACAGGAGCCTCTTCTCTCCACCTTACGCCTACTCAAGGCTGATATCCAATACGAGCTTACGAAAAACGGAGCCCAGGAATTGAGCGATGAACAGATCATCGTCCTGATCAAACGGGGGTATGCAAAACGTACAGATGCAATCCAAATGTACGAAAAAGCGAATCGTAACGATCTTGCGGATAAAGAAAAGGGTGAAGCTGAAATCTTAAAATCATATCTGCCTCCCGATGTACCTGAGGATCAAATCATCGCCGCCGTAGAAAAATTTGTTATAGAACTCGGAGCTTCCGGACCCAAAGACATAGGAAAGGTTATGGGTAAAGTGATGGCTGAGTTTAAGGGCGCGAACATTGACGGATCAAAGGTTTCTGCGATCGTAAAATCTAAACTTTCCTAAGCTGGGCCAACTTTGCAGTTCCAAAGGGAATTTATCGACCGTATTCGTAGGGAAGTTCCCATCGAAAGTTATATTAGTCGATTTGTACCCTTACAAAAAAGAGGGAGAAACATGGTGGGCCTATGTCCGTTCCACCAAGAAAAATCTCCTTCATTTAATGTTTCTATAGATAAACAATTCTATCATTGTTTCGGATGTAAAGCATCCGGAGATCTATTCCAATTCGTGATGAGTTACGAAAGAGTGGATTTCCAACGAGCAAAAGAGATTCTTTCAGAGTATGCTGGGATCCCGATCCAGGAAAAAGCAAAAGAAGAAGTAGAAAGAACTGAAACTTTATATAAAGTTAATAAGAAAGCTCTTCTTTTCTTCCAAGAAAATCTACGCGGTCCACAGGGACTAGCTGCAAGAGAATATCTAAATTCTCGAGATATAGGAGAAGAGATCCAAAAATCATTCCAACTTGGATATGCTCCCGGCGGATATAATCATTTAACCGGGAAAGTTTTTAATACAAAAGAAGAGATCCATGCCGCTTTAGAAGTAGGACTCATCCGCGAATCCGAAAAAGGAAAAGAACCTTATGATTTTTTCAGAGATCGGATCATGTTCCCTGTTTTCGATCTTTCTGGCAGAGTAATCGCGTTTTCCGGAAGGATTTTAGGCCCTGGAAAAGAGTCTAAATATGTAAACAGTCCTGCTTCTTCCATATTTGATAAAGGAAGAACATTTTATCATCTTCACCAGGCAAAAGAATCCATCCAAAAGTCCAGGACCTCGATTTTAGTGGAGGGATATCTGGATGTGATCGGTCTCGTTGATAAGGGACTGGAAAATACTGTTGCTTGTATGGGAACCGCCGTAACTGAAAATCATATCCGGACCATGAAGAAGTTCTCCGACAAATTCCTTCTGGTTTTGGACGGGGACTCTGCGGGTAGAAAGGGCGCACTACATGCAGCGGAACTTTGCCTAAAAGAAGGCCTAGATTGTTTTGTTATATTATTGCCGGAAGGAAAAGATCCTTTCGATATTTCTAAGGAATTGAACCGCCAAGAATTGCATAAACTTTTGGAAAACCAGATCCCTGCCTCTTCTTTCGTAGTAGAAGAACTTTTGGATAAGGCGGATTCTCGTGCACTTCCGGAAAAGAAAAGAAGGGCATTGGACAATCTCTACCAATTTCTGAAAGGATTCAATCGGGATTCCGACAAGGAGTTTTTCTTAAGTCTTGGGGCAAGAAGGCTCGGGATCAGTATGGATGCGGTTTTACGAGATTATAAGGGCGGGGGAGCCAAGTTTGCCAACCCTAAGTCCGATAATAATAAGGATAAATCCGCCAAACGTGTATCAGGACCGAATCCTGCCGAAAAATGCGAAAGAGAGATCATTGCCTTGCTTGTAAAGGCTAATCATTTATTCCGTTTTTCCGAAGAATTATCCGGGTTGGAATTCTTGGACTCTAAAAGTGCGTTTTTATGGGACTTTATATATAC harbors:
- a CDS encoding cation-translocating P-type ATPase, with amino-acid sequence MPPTAEIVYKGLSLSEASKLLQKFGPNESKLKKTSFWRISLSILSEPMLSLLLACGFIYALLGDLEEAITLSIAVIAIISLTIYQRNKSEKALESLRKLSPLRAKVLREGRKIEIDSSLIVPGDIVFLSEGDKVPADGYLVDGLNLHSDESLLTGESIPVLKEETELHNQGPYSESQKVYSGTKIVSGEGIFKVLFTGDSTSIGSIGKEMGEISESESPLQKEAKRFTTFFFLGALVISVFLIYGLGIRNGNWMQAVLAALTFLMAVLPEEIPVVLSIFFSLGAWRISKSGVLTRKLNSIESLGAATVLCVDKTGTLTENRMKVRGLVSSLENSLFEFKTPEVAEEFHLLLEFSILASKKDPFDPMEKAIRELGINLLYDTEHLHADWTLEKEYPLSPKLLALSYAWNSEDPERFVIGTKGAPEAIFDLCHFSKERTDYWEKITENYSLQGYRAIGVARSEIVNSSLPENQHDLEFEFLGLILLEDPIRETVPVSVSECIQAGIKVIIITGDHAGTAKAVASKIGLEDHKDSITGDELEKLTEEELASKLDTVGIFSRIKPAQKLKIVRAFQKKGEIVAMTGDGVNDALALQAAHIGISMGKRGTDVAREASDLVLLDDNFSSIVKSVFLGRRIYENIQKSISYIVSVHIPIIGMSLLPAFTGDPIFFFPAHILVLELIIDPTCSIVFESLDLEKGDRYSSPRKKNSSLMTISRFFLSFSQGAMVLVLLLVLYFWMKQNGHSENQIRSFGFIFLVVSNFSLMLTNLTHKGGFISILRSLHSSVFWIFFLAATALVASFQFEFSLRLFGFQQIPLDWVIFSIGLGLVSGLVWEIRKIRFFA
- a CDS encoding YgaP family membrane protein, with translation MKFINSNFWDRAFRVILGTSLVTWAFYIEDLYKLAIFAVGFVILATGIVGWCPIYSLFGWNTRTHSKRS
- the galE gene encoding UDP-glucose 4-epimerase GalE yields the protein MKKILITGGAGYIGSHMNKYLHKLGVDTVVFDNLSNGYEKAVKWGKFFKGDLLNKADLDRVFSEHEFEAVIHFAAFAYVGESVTDPQKYYINNVVGTLQLLEAMKKHGVKYFIFSSTCATYGAVTEVPILETTPQNPINPYGQSKLMIEKILADYSHAYDLKYVALRYFNASGSDLDIGEEHDPETHLLPIVIEKALGKRDSLTVNGNDYDTQDGTAVRDYIHVMDLAQAHYLGLEYLKKGGSSDFFNLGTGQGFSILEIIKTVEKVSGVPISYKIGPRREGDPAKLIADNTKAKKVLGWDPKFAKIEDIVSSAWEFHKNHSH
- a CDS encoding thiol-activated cytolysin family protein, which gives rise to MKIVKNWIKPSVAVALTAGYLASCSPNQSNLSGLLGLLAGPGSSKQVEETGPGAVKIADAGELYTEPTYGQALSSSSKEAITPFPAGIPVPESKTGHYSCTTTKWGASEVRSLVDRAILNQGSEVIYPGALLQGKFLEAGGYTPVTIPRSGGKIFLTGLKLSPNAIYSKELAQVSASNIQQGVQDILSTDVVGTAADASFSVEQIYNENHLLFNLGLDARFSDVGLKVSLGIDNLGKKNYILMKFTQKFYDVNFEDPTLSTSVFRDGANFQDPEGQIAANNPPLYVSKVSYGRVVYFLLESEYTALQVKTALEVAWDPGILSAVSPVPPIGGEVSVTHEQVLDRTRIAYFVRGGNAGLALAPISAADSATPGSMYQAIRNFLANPEATNYSAANPGVPIAYTLNYLKDRSVAKMSYTTVYDQRDCEATYSENPQVFTAKLGKVDDKVRFLMDGQEFFSTNPEADVYTGPEINLNNAMSVGSEHEFTVEMYNANCFGTALDIELKLNGTVLRTRNLSRSVSTCGKQLTYKYKLNKITGAWSIIEENETAEF
- the fbp gene encoding class 1 fructose-bisphosphatase is translated as MSAHPTQLMSLSQYLIEEQLKLPQATGDFTALMSHLVYAAKVVSREVRKAGLLENILGATDQTNVQGETVMKLDEYADKIFTHTLTRCGHLCVMGSEEQEDIITIPTGYKVGKYTIAIDPLDGSSNIDANVSIGTIFSVHLRTSPQGTPGTKEDLLQKGSKQRAAGYIVYGSSTMLVLCVGKGVSGFTLDPSCGEFILSHPEMKMPESGGIYSINEGNYDYWSDEVKNYIRNIKSIEGGRKPQSLRYIGSLVADFHRNLLKGGIFLYPNDTKSSKYPKGKLRLLYEVAPMALIAEQAGGIAVTVEGKRILDLEPEELHERTTFVVGSKNEVEHFLTFIKK
- a CDS encoding DUF6789 family protein, whose product is MEAIGLIFVAGFVGTICMSLSMWSIHYAGSVNADMIRAVGSFFTKDMSKALIPGIITHIIVGLIFAFPYAFLISLAPHILIASIVTGGAVGFFHGYLVGFLLVVLVARNHPLEQFREAGISVAAAHVFGHLVYGVGLGVILGLYGYAWTSILTI
- the rpsU gene encoding 30S ribosomal protein S21; the protein is MVGIIVKEGESIESALKRFKRDCANAGIMSEIKRREFYEKPSIKKKKALESAKRKLEKKKRLFSRKDRG
- a CDS encoding GatB/YqeY domain-containing protein, which translates into the protein MSLQLKINTDLKEAMKAKQEPLLSTLRLLKADIQYELTKNGAQELSDEQIIVLIKRGYAKRTDAIQMYEKANRNDLADKEKGEAEILKSYLPPDVPEDQIIAAVEKFVIELGASGPKDIGKVMGKVMAEFKGANIDGSKVSAIVKSKLS
- the dnaG gene encoding DNA primase gives rise to the protein MQFQREFIDRIRREVPIESYISRFVPLQKRGRNMVGLCPFHQEKSPSFNVSIDKQFYHCFGCKASGDLFQFVMSYERVDFQRAKEILSEYAGIPIQEKAKEEVERTETLYKVNKKALLFFQENLRGPQGLAAREYLNSRDIGEEIQKSFQLGYAPGGYNHLTGKVFNTKEEIHAALEVGLIRESEKGKEPYDFFRDRIMFPVFDLSGRVIAFSGRILGPGKESKYVNSPASSIFDKGRTFYHLHQAKESIQKSRTSILVEGYLDVIGLVDKGLENTVACMGTAVTENHIRTMKKFSDKFLLVLDGDSAGRKGALHAAELCLKEGLDCFVILLPEGKDPFDISKELNRQELHKLLENQIPASSFVVEELLDKADSRALPEKKRRALDNLYQFLKGFNRDSDKEFFLSLGARRLGISMDAVLRDYKGGGAKFANPKSDNNKDKSAKRVSGPNPAEKCEREIIALLVKANHLFRFSEELSGLEFLDSKSAFLWDFIYTRYASEEEVSPASVISSEIPNEFKESIAPFLISEADMSPEDSVKVFRGLLNQQKLFVIDKRMEELDSGSPLDDPEHFTKLAYYKTEKAKLLEFIRSENSGVR